In Helianthus annuus cultivar XRQ/B chromosome 8, HanXRQr2.0-SUNRISE, whole genome shotgun sequence, a single genomic region encodes these proteins:
- the LOC110883587 gene encoding uncharacterized protein LOC110883587, with the protein MNPFNRGFIPPRSSADPNQSGNPTRPVAPVPTRPNPFGSGFLDYNQQSPGFMNLLNQPLSWDPNLYGWNPSQNTDGMGSSQAFGSAQAFGSPLHEPDVVPETQPEVPDTQPETQKGKGKAKRAHKKKVETNIRTKKNVQTWEPEEEYALTPNNQSKTVFWNRIRELFFELMGRGEEYRLPDSISGKWTDINKKCTNFQTVYQCLYSGWKSGSSDEDITQEALVEYTNANGHFPYMKCWQILRHSPKWAIVTTPSGRSGNTRPSKRSKTNESGEPETPTSDARNIGLNEDIPDDEPVEELPRPPGRKSRAKKPESSSMSMGTDMSHAFSEINKRLQDIHELGNKRLEENEKVTEIMRDRQWAHDFEFYSKPHDHLTGKALKMALAQKERIEKKYNL; encoded by the exons ATGAATCCATTCAACCGGGGCTTCATTCCTCCCCGATCTAGTGCGGACCCAAACCAAAGTGGCAATCCTACTCGTCCCGTGGCACCGGTTCCCACTAGACCCAACCCTTTCGGCTCCGGTTTTCTCGACTACAATCAACAAAGTCCCGGGTTCATGAATCTTTTGAACCAACCGCTATCATGGGACCCTAATCTCTACGGGTGGAACCCAAGTCAAAACACGGATGGGATGGGGTCGTCTCAAGCGTTTGGGTCGGCTCAAGCTTTCGGCTCCCCACTACACGAACCCGATGTTGttccggagacgcaacccgaggTACCGGATACGCAACCGGAGAcgcaaaaaggaaaaggaaaagcaaAACGGGCACATAAAAAGAAAGTTGAAACCAACATCCGAACGAAAAAAAATGTGCAAACGTGGGAGCCCGAAGAGGAGTATGCGTTAACCC caaacaatcaaagtaaaaCCGTATTTTGGAACCGAATACGAGAACTCTTTTTCGAGCTCATGGGTAGGGGAGAGGAATACCGCCTACCGGACTCTATATCGGGGAAGTGGACCGATATAAACAAGAAgtgcacaaactttcaaaccgtgTACCAATGCTTGTATTCCGGATGGAAAAGTGGAAGTAGCGATGAAGACATTACGCAAGAGGCATTGGTCGAGTATACGAACGCTAATGGCCATTTCCCGTACATGAAGTGTTGGCAAATCCTTCGCCATAGCCCCAAATGGGCCATCGTAACTACTCCTAGTGGTCGTTCGGGAAATACACGGCCATCAAAGAGGTCCAAAACAAACGAGTCGGGTGAACCCGAAACGCCAACCTCCGACGCTCGAAACATCGGCTTGAACGAGGATATTCCGGATGACGAGCCGGTGGAGGAGCTACCAAGACCGCCCGGAAGAAAAAGCCGGGCGAAAAAACCCGAGTCGTCGTCGATGTCTATGGGAACGGATATGAGTCACGCATTTTCGGAGATAAACAAGCGGCTTCAAGACATACACGAACTCGGTAACAAACGTTTGGAGGAGAACGAAAAAGTTACGGAGATTATGCGGGATCGACAATGGGCTCACGACTTTGAGTTCTACTCCAAACCGCATGACCACTTAACGGGAAAAGCTTTGAAAATGGCGTTGGCTCAAAAGGAGcggattgaaaaaaaatataatctttga